The Candidatus Poribacteria bacterium sequence GGTTATACAGCAGGCATACTGATGGCACGGCTCGGCGTTAGTTATTGGGTTGCCCTCCCCCTCGCTGTGCTACATGGAACCGTGTGGGGGTTATTGCGTGGTGCTCCGACTTTGCGACTTACCGGTGATTACTTTGCGATTGTTACTTTTGGTTTTGCTGAGTTGTTCTTCCGTATTGTGAGAAACGAACAGTGGTTGGTTGGCGCGCCAAACGGTCAGCTGCGTGGCATCCCCTCTCCTACACTTTTTGGAGTATCCTTCAATCAAAATTGGCATAACTACTACCATATTCTTATCCTGCTAACGTTGGTTGTCTTTATCACTTATCGGCTACAGCATTCCCGTGTCGGTAGAGCATGGGTCGCTATCCGTGAAGATGAACAGGCAGCAGAAAGTATGGGAATTAACGTCAGTCGCTATAAATCGCTGGCATTCGCTGTGAGTGCTGCGATTGGAGCACTCGGTGGAGGGTTCATTGCGCAATTTCAGGTTAGTATCAGTGTGCCATTCTTTGATTTTTGGGAATCTATCTTGATCTTGTGTATGGTAGTCCTCGGTGGTATGGGAAGTATCCGAGGTGCCATGATAGGCGCAGCGATTCTCGGTTCTTTAGGTGAAGTTTTGAGACCTGGTTTCATTATTCCCTACCAATTCGGCAACGCTCGATACCTCATCTTCGGAATCATCCTCATTCTTTTGATGCGCTTCCGTCCAAGCGGGTTATCCCTAAAAAAAGCATAATATCAACCGAATCCTAACCAACACTGTTCGGTTTTTAACGGCGTGGTTTGCGAAACAATAGGGTAAAGTGTAGCACCTCACAGATAAGCAAAATTAACGCCCCAGCAACAAACCATTGGAAGCGGTCTTGATAGTCGCCATCAGCGCGGATTCTGAATTTTTGCTTTTCGAGCCGTGCTAAATCCGTTGCTAACTGCGTAATCCCTGCTGTTGCATGGTAATAGTTGCCGTCTCCAGCTTTGGCGATTTCTCGCAAGCGCGTCTCATCTAACGCTGTAAGCACG is a genomic window containing:
- a CDS encoding branched-chain amino acid ABC transporter permease; translation: MKDKLTPKTITFGLVVCFLPLLMYGVDDIITFLSKYGIYLGWPGGEYMLRIIVRACVYMLLAVGLNIVCGFTGLLDLGYVCFYLIGGYTAGILMARLGVSYWVALPLAVLHGTVWGLLRGAPTLRLTGDYFAIVTFGFAELFFRIVRNEQWLVGAPNGQLRGIPSPTLFGVSFNQNWHNYYHILILLTLVVFITYRLQHSRVGRAWVAIREDEQAAESMGINVSRYKSLAFAVSAAIGALGGGFIAQFQVSISVPFFDFWESILILCMVVLGGMGSIRGAMIGAAILGSLGEVLRPGFIIPYQFGNARYLIFGIILILLMRFRPSGLSLKKA